The following coding sequences lie in one Geotoga petraea genomic window:
- a CDS encoding MBL fold metallo-hydrolase produces MVIKVLGSSSKGNCYLIDKLLILEAGISLKEVKKELDFDLSSVKGCLITHSHGDHSKYVKDYVASGVDCYMTKETKEKLGIEHHRIKEIESEHLFEIDGFKILPFKTQHDCDGSVGFYINSEYGNILFATDTYYLQYKFENLNHILIEANYSEDILQNNVESGNVSEFVANRIRKSHFELENVKEWLLANDLSRVKSITLIHLSDQNSDSKMFKEEIENLTFIKTEIADTGKLLPLT; encoded by the coding sequence ATGGTGATAAAAGTTTTAGGATCAAGTTCAAAAGGTAACTGCTATCTTATTGATAAATTATTAATACTTGAAGCTGGAATATCGCTCAAAGAAGTAAAAAAAGAATTAGATTTTGATTTATCTTCTGTAAAAGGTTGTTTGATTACGCACTCGCATGGTGACCATTCCAAATATGTAAAAGATTATGTTGCTTCTGGAGTTGATTGCTACATGACAAAAGAGACAAAAGAAAAGTTAGGAATTGAACATCACAGAATCAAAGAAATTGAATCAGAGCACCTCTTTGAAATAGATGGCTTCAAAATCCTCCCATTTAAGACCCAGCACGACTGTGATGGTAGTGTTGGGTTTTATATCAACTCTGAATATGGGAACATTCTTTTTGCTACTGATACTTATTATTTACAGTACAAGTTTGAGAATTTGAATCATATACTTATTGAAGCAAACTATTCGGAGGATATTCTCCAAAACAATGTAGAATCAGGAAATGTTTCTGAATTTGTGGCCAACCGTATAAGAAAAAGTCATTTTGAATTAGAAAATGTGAAAGAATGGTTGTTGGCTAATGATTTAAGCAGAGTAAAATCAATAACCTTAATACATTTATCTGATCAAAATTCAGATTCAAAAATGTTTAAAGAAGAAATTGAAAATTTAACTTTTATAAAAACAGAAATTGCAGATACAGGAAAATTACTCCCGTTGACATAG
- a CDS encoding conserved phage C-terminal domain-containing protein, whose amino-acid sequence MSDKLELQGIYKKGYGLISKEVMQSQELSIGSKALYSYLCSYSGAGNTAYPSRKKICYDLGIHQDTLTKYLNELVVEGYIKKEQKNIKGNFQRNIYLILAIREKPVTEKNRNGKFPSREKPDTNNNSINNNNSDNNNNKGIYIVEIEKIVNYLNDKSGKKYKHTTPKTQKCIRARLKEGFDFDDFKTVIDKKCKQWKDDPTMNRYLRPETLFSPKFEGYLNEEDTYETRRYSTYYQEDRRKEKLRKIKDPASL is encoded by the coding sequence ATGTCAGATAAATTAGAATTACAAGGAATATATAAAAAGGGATATGGGCTTATTTCAAAAGAAGTTATGCAATCACAAGAATTATCAATAGGAAGTAAAGCTCTTTACTCCTACTTATGTAGTTATTCTGGAGCAGGAAATACAGCTTATCCTTCAAGAAAAAAGATTTGTTATGATTTAGGAATTCACCAAGATACTTTAACTAAATATTTGAACGAATTAGTTGTGGAAGGTTACATAAAAAAAGAACAAAAGAATATAAAAGGTAATTTTCAGAGAAATATTTATTTAATTTTAGCGATACGAGAAAAACCCGTTACGGAAAAAAACCGTAACGGTAAATTTCCGAGTCGGGAAAAACCTGACACTAATAATAACAGTATTAATAATAATAACAGTGATAATAATAATAACAAAGGTATATATATAGTCGAAATTGAAAAAATTGTTAATTATTTGAACGATAAAAGCGGGAAAAAATACAAACATACAACACCTAAAACACAAAAATGTATTAGAGCTCGTTTGAAAGAAGGGTTTGATTTTGATGATTTTAAAACAGTTATAGATAAAAAGTGTAAGCAATGGAAAGATGATCCAACTATGAATAGATATTTAAGACCAGAGACTTTGTTCTCTCCAAAATTTGAAGGATATCTTAATGAGGAGGATACATATGAAACAAGAAGATATTCAACATACTATCAAGAAGATAGAAGAAAAGAAAAACTCAGAAAAATCAAAGATCCAGCCTCACTATGA
- a CDS encoding ATP-binding protein: MKQEDIQHTIKKIEEKKNSEKSKIQPHYDCPCKDPSVCQLGGYILQDDGTVRRCEKYFKWKKNQKIIKKLQITLPKQFWNKKFPNFETYNESLKKALEKSKKYATKKLWNKGINLFFLGGYGRGKTHLAAAITRHAIVSNESVVFITGPQLGGEFKEVREKFNKLKDVDLLIIDDLAGELENSFLSQEFFNLINYRYEANKGIILTSNLSKKVLENETIGPRVWDRLQEKSVFIEIKTPESYRKKKRDLLDI; the protein is encoded by the coding sequence ATGAAACAAGAAGATATTCAACATACTATCAAGAAGATAGAAGAAAAGAAAAACTCAGAAAAATCAAAGATCCAGCCTCACTATGATTGTCCTTGTAAAGATCCTTCAGTTTGTCAGTTAGGAGGATATATTTTACAAGACGATGGAACAGTCAGAAGATGTGAGAAATATTTTAAATGGAAAAAGAATCAAAAAATAATTAAGAAACTACAGATTACATTACCAAAACAATTCTGGAATAAGAAATTTCCTAATTTTGAAACATATAACGAATCATTGAAAAAAGCTCTTGAAAAAAGTAAAAAATACGCTACAAAAAAACTGTGGAATAAAGGAATTAATTTATTTTTCCTTGGTGGTTATGGCAGAGGTAAAACACATCTTGCTGCTGCTATTACAAGACATGCAATAGTTTCTAATGAATCAGTTGTTTTTATTACTGGTCCACAGCTTGGTGGAGAATTTAAAGAAGTAAGAGAAAAATTTAATAAATTAAAAGATGTAGATCTTTTAATTATAGATGATCTTGCGGGGGAATTAGAAAACTCTTTCCTTTCGCAAGAATTTTTTAATCTTATCAACTATAGGTATGAAGCTAATAAAGGGATAATTTTAACAAGTAATCTGAGTAAAAAAGTATTAGAAAACGAAACTATAGGACCAAGAGTATGGGATAGACTCCAGGAAAAAAGTGTCTTTATAGAAATTAAAACTCCTGAGAGTTATAGAAAAAAGAAAAGAGATCTGTTAGATATTTAA
- a CDS encoding single-stranded DNA-binding protein — protein MSIAYNKIILIGRLTRDPEIRSTVSGSSVANFSLAVDRQSKNNNDVDFINIVAFGRQADFASNYLSKGKLILVEGQLRINKWTDRNDVKRETAEVWANRMAFMETKKAQNQNIQQPTQNNQYNDEMPGFDEDPFEDIENDLDTNTLTR, from the coding sequence ATGTCAATAGCATATAATAAAATAATTCTTATTGGAAGATTAACAAGAGATCCAGAAATTAGATCAACTGTTAGCGGTTCAAGCGTTGCTAACTTTTCATTAGCAGTTGATAGGCAGTCTAAGAATAACAATGACGTTGATTTTATCAATATAGTTGCTTTTGGAAGACAAGCTGATTTTGCAAGTAACTATCTTTCTAAAGGAAAGCTCATTCTTGTTGAAGGTCAATTAAGAATAAATAAATGGACAGATAGAAATGATGTAAAAAGAGAAACAGCTGAGGTATGGGCTAATAGAATGGCATTTATGGAAACTAAAAAAGCTCAAAATCAAAATATTCAACAACCAACCCAAAACAACCAATATAATGATGAAATGCCTGGATTTGATGAAGATCCATTCGAGGATATTGAGAATGATTTAGATACAAATACATTAACAAGATAG
- the dut gene encoding dUTP diphosphatase has protein sequence MNIYYESKELRTEKKYFDDAGIDLKAKERITIQPGEIVAVSTGVTSVLDEGTYGQVVGRSSMNLKGIDCKIGTIDASYRGEIKVVLHNLNKEPVIIEKYDRIAQMIIHNCHLDYNEIIGVAPSDTERGANGFGSTGR, from the coding sequence ATGAACATTTATTATGAATCAAAGGAATTAAGAACAGAGAAAAAATATTTTGATGATGCAGGAATCGATTTAAAAGCAAAAGAAAGAATTACTATTCAACCAGGTGAAATAGTAGCAGTTTCAACAGGAGTAACTTCTGTTTTAGATGAAGGCACTTATGGACAAGTTGTTGGAAGATCATCTATGAATTTAAAAGGTATTGATTGCAAAATAGGAACTATTGATGCTTCTTATAGAGGTGAAATTAAAGTTGTTCTACATAACTTAAATAAAGAACCTGTTATTATAGAAAAATACGATAGAATAGCTCAAATGATTATCCATAATTGTCATTTAGACTATAACGAGATAATTGGAGTTGCTCCTTCTGATACTGAAAGGGGGGCAAACGGATTTGGCTCAACAGGCAGGTAG
- a CDS encoding DUF1064 domain-containing protein → MAQQAGSISAKEYKKLISKKSKYRNKKVIIDGIKFDSKKEANYYKNLIILKRTGFVIDFKLQPRFLLQEGFKKNGETYRPIYYIADFWVKYKDGTEKIIDTKGVKTQVYRLKKKLFEKRYKNLTIEEI, encoded by the coding sequence TTGGCTCAACAGGCAGGTAGTATTTCAGCAAAAGAATACAAAAAGCTTATATCAAAAAAATCAAAATATAGAAATAAAAAAGTAATTATCGATGGGATAAAATTCGATTCTAAAAAAGAAGCAAATTATTATAAAAATTTAATAATATTAAAAAGAACGGGGTTTGTAATTGATTTTAAATTACAGCCTCGTTTTTTATTGCAAGAAGGCTTTAAAAAGAACGGAGAAACTTATAGGCCAATCTACTATATAGCTGATTTTTGGGTTAAGTATAAAGATGGAACAGAAAAGATTATAGATACTAAAGGAGTTAAAACACAAGTTTATAGATTGAAGAAAAAACTTTTTGAAAAGAGATATAAGAATTTAACTATTGAAGAAATATGA
- a CDS encoding HNH endonuclease: MKPIPKPIHDYVWQRDGGRCRFCGLEGEHVHHIYSRYSQIPAHLKIQETINNNHPDNLILLCSKHHFRVHNGNIVYDKVKEIEISRQRAKLVKTTTKLIECLIKNKSKLAK; the protein is encoded by the coding sequence ATGAAACCAATACCAAAGCCAATACATGATTATGTTTGGCAAAGAGATGGTGGTCGTTGTCGTTTTTGTGGATTAGAGGGTGAACACGTTCATCATATATATTCCAGGTATTCTCAAATTCCTGCACATTTAAAAATACAAGAAACGATTAACAACAATCACCCAGACAACTTAATTCTATTATGTTCAAAACATCATTTTCGTGTTCACAATGGGAATATAGTTTACGATAAAGTGAAAGAAATTGAAATAAGCAGGCAGAGAGCTAAGTTGGTTAAAACAACAACAAAATTAATAGAGTGTCTTATAAAAAATAAAAGCAAATTAGCTAAATAG
- a CDS encoding phage terminase large subunit — MTLEGKKQYLKDIGANLHDGGQIDAFFSEARFKVLDNGRRWGKSLYASIEAIPYAFMKNKMVWIVAPTYELTKKVFREIYNYINPREFIWKKKGRCTMSKSELFIETNTGTQFVGKSADNPKSLVGEGVDLLIIDEAAMIPEKIWTESLRPTLTDKKGRAIIISTPKGKNWFFHLYTRGQDQLFENYVSWKHPTWHNPFIDSKEIDEARGSLPERIFQQEYEAEFLDDTGGVFRGVRKNIRKTLREAKPGEHFFIGVDLAKYMDFTVITVLDELGNLVYFDRFNQVDWSLQKQRIKSVYKQYPGKITIDSTGVGDPIYEDLRNERINIDSFKFNNSSKTDLINNLSISIEQNKIHYEDIPVLINELEIYAYELTPSRNLKMNAPAGYHDDCVISLALAEWGRSNISMYSEEEIEW; from the coding sequence ATGACACTTGAAGGCAAGAAACAATATTTAAAAGATATAGGAGCTAACTTGCATGACGGTGGACAAATAGACGCTTTCTTTTCAGAAGCAAGATTTAAAGTTCTCGACAATGGCAGACGTTGGGGAAAATCTTTATATGCTTCAATAGAAGCTATACCTTATGCTTTCATGAAAAATAAAATGGTTTGGATTGTAGCTCCTACTTATGAACTAACAAAAAAGGTTTTTAGAGAAATATATAACTACATTAACCCCAGAGAATTTATATGGAAAAAAAAGGGTAGATGCACTATGTCGAAGAGTGAGCTGTTTATTGAAACTAATACAGGCACTCAATTCGTAGGAAAATCAGCAGATAACCCTAAATCACTCGTTGGTGAAGGCGTTGATTTGCTAATAATTGATGAAGCTGCAATGATTCCAGAAAAAATATGGACTGAATCTTTAAGGCCAACACTAACAGATAAAAAAGGTAGAGCTATTATTATTTCTACTCCTAAAGGTAAAAACTGGTTTTTTCATTTATATACAAGAGGTCAAGATCAGTTATTTGAAAATTATGTAAGTTGGAAACACCCAACTTGGCATAACCCTTTTATAGATTCAAAAGAAATAGATGAAGCAAGAGGGTCATTACCAGAGAGAATATTTCAGCAAGAATATGAAGCAGAATTTTTAGACGATACTGGTGGAGTTTTCAGAGGAGTTAGAAAGAACATAAGAAAAACATTGAGAGAAGCTAAACCAGGAGAACATTTTTTTATTGGTGTCGATTTGGCTAAATACATGGATTTTACAGTGATAACTGTTCTTGATGAGCTTGGTAACCTTGTTTATTTTGATAGATTTAATCAAGTAGATTGGAGCTTACAAAAACAAAGAATTAAAAGTGTATATAAGCAATATCCTGGAAAAATAACTATAGATTCTACAGGTGTTGGAGATCCTATTTATGAGGATTTAAGGAATGAAAGAATTAATATTGATTCTTTTAAGTTTAACAATAGCAGTAAAACGGATTTAATAAACAATCTTTCAATATCTATAGAACAGAACAAGATACATTATGAAGATATACCTGTTTTAATTAATGAATTAGAGATATATGCTTATGAACTAACCCCTTCAAGAAACTTAAAAATGAATGCTCCAGCAGGATATCATGATGATTGTGTTATTTCTCTTGCTTTAGCTGAATGGGGAAGAAGTAATATATCTATGTATTCAGAAGAGGAAATAGAATGGTGA
- a CDS encoding DUF4355 domain-containing protein, producing MPEEKSGMNIDLQLFAEDGEDNQENNDSSNQDNNQDSKNNQNNQDSNKNNADDNKKDEKITKLEERLEKMSKILENLTPKDEEKKEDSKKKDNKEKSDVEKELEKLKNEVKMKDLENMAEKTLVKEGLSDHMDSLLPIVMTDDAEKITENIKTLKTIIEKSAQKKIDDLKKGKGIQGNSDLSKDQIDKEVEMALGGIGDSSNLDDFWK from the coding sequence ATGCCAGAAGAAAAAAGCGGAATGAATATCGATCTTCAACTTTTTGCAGAAGATGGAGAAGATAATCAAGAAAATAACGATTCAAGTAATCAAGATAACAATCAAGATAGTAAAAACAACCAAAATAACCAGGACAGTAACAAAAACAATGCAGATGATAACAAAAAAGATGAAAAAATAACAAAATTAGAAGAAAGATTAGAAAAAATGTCAAAGATTTTAGAAAATTTAACTCCAAAAGATGAAGAAAAGAAAGAAGATTCTAAGAAAAAAGATAATAAAGAAAAATCAGATGTTGAGAAAGAGTTAGAAAAACTTAAAAATGAAGTTAAAATGAAAGACCTTGAAAATATGGCTGAGAAAACATTAGTTAAAGAAGGACTTTCAGATCACATGGATTCACTTTTACCAATTGTTATGACTGATGATGCTGAAAAGATAACAGAAAATATTAAAACTCTTAAAACAATCATTGAAAAGTCAGCTCAAAAGAAAATTGATGACTTAAAAAAAGGTAAAGGAATTCAAGGTAATTCAGATTTATCAAAAGATCAAATTGATAAAGAAGTTGAAATGGCGTTGGGTGGAATTGGAGATTCTTCAAACTTAGATGATTTTTGGAAATAA